caagaaccgaattctcttccaaaatatcgataaacaattgtcagaggaaatcacctacacatcagtgtttaaaaaaggcgtttagttcgtccctaaataattcatctttttacgtaatgaataccaactttgattgtacataaaaggcgttttaacacgccgagcgatccggcccattgccccggagcaaagcggagggccgcaatgcgagccgggcgccggaacggtgtcggaacttaggagttattttttttttctcgcatcgtctcataattagtctgtgtaatttttctatataaaatttaaatttacggaaccaaatgaaccaatttttaatatatatatttgccgtctataaaaaggtgtttatctacaagattttgtgtttcgtcttcaacaaccatccagaacgataatatcgcccaggacgatattatcgtctagaatttttattttaaataaattaaaaacgtctcaaatttaaacaaataaattaattaaaaacgatattatcgtcccaaaaattatcgcccaggacgataatatcgtccaaaataatgataaaattgttcagaaaaagaaaataacgataatatcgtccagcggatattttcatccaggacgatattatcgtcaaaaaaacgatattatcgttttttgaacgataatatcgttttttagacgatagtatcatcaaaaaaaacgatagtatcgtccaaaaaaacgatattatcgtttaaaaacgatattatcgtttttttaaacgataatatcgtcaagaaaacgataatatcgtactgaaaatattttaaaatttataattttagacgatattatcgtcctggatgaaatttttttggacgataatatcgttttttagacgccATCATCACTTTGGCATACCCCAgggatgaggcgacataactacacggtcaatatcgtcagtaacgatattatcgttttttagacgatagtatcgtctaacaaacgatactatcgtctaacaaacgatactatcgtccaaaaaacgatactatcgttttttagacgatactatcgtctaaaaaacgataatatcgttcctgacgatattgaccgtgtagttatgtcgcctcatcccTGGGGTATGCCAAAGTGATGATGGCGTTTCGGTGGAAGTGCAaacatattcaaataaatgcgTTTCCGCCAAAAAggacattttcaaattaactACAAATCTCCAGGGAGATTATGGCTCTCTCCGCGGGGATTTGTCGTTTGCCATAAATCACAAAACTGTGTGAGATTATTGGAAAATTCGTAATAAAATCGCAAACTTTTGCGATAACGACTCATTGCTAACTTCATATTCTATGTGGAATTATGAGGAAAAAGAGCACAAATCGCATTTCCCGGgaatttataaaatgcaaaatattttcaattttaacctttttcatcaaatcaaGTGACAGCAGCCTCTTTAATTAATTCctaaaatctagattttttgcTCCGATGCAACTACTTTTTGACTGTTCGTGGCAATTTATCCGGTTGTTGGTCAGGCGCAAACTGACTAATGGGCTAGGACAAATTACGATTTTTGACGCAAATCTACCCAATATTCCTGACTAAATGAATCACACCAAACcttgatttcaaaaattgaagcTACCCAAGTCGAACGATGATTTTAAAGTCTGTCAAAAAAGATCGTCCCAAACTTACCATTCAAACGATAAGCTCATTGGTGTCCAAACGACCCTGTCGATGAAATACAACCATCCAACCATTTCTAACAATTCGCTTTTCTGTATTTCGTTTccatttttacacaaaattccTTATATTAAGCAACCGCAGTTTGACCGGCAGCCTGTTTACTATTAATGGCCACCGCTACTTCTTCACTTTTCACCGTCTCTTCCTCATTCACTGGTTCGTCATCAATCCGGTACGTAATGGCTGCTGGTTCCTTGGGCGGCATCCAATCCGGAATTATTTTCTCGTGCAATCTCCAGACACCGTATTCGTTGGCTACATGCTTCTCGAACACGACATACTCCAGCACATCCTTGGCCAGAATTTCACTGCCATGCATCAATCGACCGAAACGATCGTAGATTGCCAGAACTTGTTGTGTGTGGAAGCGTACGGTCACCTGgccgaaaatgttttctttcgtCACGATGTCGGTGCATCTGGCATGCACGACTCGTGGCGGTTCGAGTGACTTTAGAAATTTCCAGTGGATCGTCTTGTCGCGAACGTTGTGCATCATTTCCGGGTATGCTTTTTCGGTTACCAGTTCGTGAAGTCTGTGCTTGTCCTTGGCTGTCAATGCTTCGTGCGACTGGATGTAAATGTCTTGGGCTTGTTCAGCGAATTTCGTCACATCAAAGTCTTCCTCGTAGTTTCGAATCTTACGGACGGCCATCATGCTCTTCGACTTCTTTTCGATTAATTCGAATTTTTGCTTGGCACCGGTCGTGGTGATTGCTGATCGTTTTCCATCGCCTTCAGGCGGCACATACGGTTCAAATGTGCCTCCAGTGCTGCTGATAAAAAATGGTCGTTCCATCCATGGACGTGGCGGTAACACTCCCCTGGCTTTCATTCGGCTTTTAATTTGATCCTTGGTCAGGTCTTCCGATTTCTCGCGGTAGTCCGGAAGTTTTACTTTGATGACTTTTAGAGCCCGCAGCTTCTTGAACTTTGGATTCCAATGTTTGTTGTGGTGTCGAACGTTTGTCATCCGTTCGGTTGGCAATAAAATTGTCCTGGCACATGATGACGTAACACCAAAGACTTGGACCTAAAACGGGAATTTTGTGTTAGTAAAGGGTTGTCTTCGACCGgcttttataaaaacaaaagttgTTACGTCTTCAGGTCACAATAACTTAGAACATATTACTGTTGTTGGTTagtacaattttgtttttttaccaGGACCTGTCGTTCCAACTGAACGGctcgtttttcaatttttcaagaaatcctTTAGGCAACAaagatttcaaaaatatttccagtGACGTTAGACAATTGTCTAAAATCGCTGATTTCATTGGCAACTTTAGGACGTTGAAGTGTTTTATAGACCCGTGTGTACTTCCGTTGTATCGAATTGCGTTCAGCAATGACATTGTCTATTATTCATAGAATTTACCTGTTTAACACATTCTATCAGTCCTCTGTTAAAAAACGCTGCCATGTTTCgtacaaattacaaattattgACAGATTCTCACAGTTGACAGCTTGTCAACTTTATAGTAATGACAGGTGACGTGATGGCGCTAGCATCAACGTGGAGAAGTttttgtgaaaagaaaatggtaACACTGATGCTGATGGTGAGCAGCGCTAACAGTCAATTTTAATAGAGTGTGTTATGATCAGGTAAGGAGGACGTACAGAAATTGtatttgtttcacttttttcgcTCAGTTAAATCTGTCAAAGTTAACTGTGAGGTTAGATTCTTCACAGCCTATTTTGTTCGTGAAGAATTAACTTGTCAGTGAAActtgacatttttgatgtaaaaaggTGTTTGGTATGaaagtacaaaccaggtatggtctgtccatacaaactcgaggaaatagcgatttcatataaaaaactctcctttcaatgattttcattgaaagatgagtttttttatatgaaatcgctatttcctccgctttatacaaattttgaccaTACCTATAGACCAGTTTATAAACAACTTGCCTTgtggtacttgtcaaagtatttgcttctctttcaacatgttatGATGTGAGTGAGAAGACCGAAGACCAGATTATAACTTgacttggggtacttgtcaaaatattgctttctctttcattatAATACTCTATTTAAAAAGTTGTTGAGTGAagtcatttcaaagaatttagAAAACTCATAGAAGGAAGATTTCGAACACAAGATACGAGATCATcatttcgagatatttttgacattaagCAAGATAAGTCGGTATACACAGACAGCTTTAGCTATCTAGGTTAActccatttttaaattttcagagCATAGCCCACACTCATAACTCACTTGGAAGGGCTGACATTTAgggtttagcaaaatgtcaggatttgGCACATTTCAATTGAATGCGCTGAGGTACACATAGCAACGCGAGTTTGACATAAAAGTCTTTTTAGCTCTATTCCAAAagactgttatgatgaaagagaaggaAACATAATTTGGAccagttattttaacttgccttggagtatatgtcaaaaatttatatgaaaatattcaatgacaAGTACctcaaggcaagttataattaactggtcttcggaactatcgctctgatcataagagtctattgttttaaaatgtcaaacttgcgaaattgatttatttcaattatcaaAATTGTGAAGCTTTCGCTAGTTTGACATTATAAAACAATTGGAAAAGACCTggaaacaaaagaattttatgtcttTATGTGAATCTTTATGTTGTTATGAATATATGGTCATTTACCCATATAACTGtcgataaaaagttgaaaaatccaGTTTCTTGGTGATCGACAAACATAGCGAACTATGACTTTTCTACTGTTAGATCTCGCtcagaaaatctattttttcgtGAACTATAGTTTGGCGATGCAAACAATAGGACATTACCTGCCTGCttccaaatttgaaacgatttatcgattgaaaactaatttaacacattcaaaacaATTGCGGCTAGTCAACTTTCgacaccctggactttacttaaatagtcgtggaatacctccaaataaatttctaaatatctagaattcagttttggatttttagaaatttatttggaggcattccacgactatttaaataaagtccagggtgccgaaagttgactagccgcaattaatttcaatgtgttaatATAATTTATATGGGTAGACGGTTAATCTTAACAAGTATTTGCTGTACACGCCCTAAAACCCAAACTAAGTGATACAGTGATATTTAATGTCACTTTCAACTGACGACATGACAAGACAAGTTCTGAATTTAATCCGATTATAATCGTAACTATACTGTCAACATATTCATTTATAGATCGTATGTTTATGGTTGGGGAGTTAATTCTTCTCCAAGGAGACTTTAACCTTTGTCGCTCAGTTAATACTTTCAAAGTAAACTGTGAGGTTAGATTCTTCCGCGAAGAATTAACTTGACATTTCTGATGTAAAAACGTGTTCGGTTTCCGTATTGATgcgaaataattatttctgaGTTATGACATTGTgtttaattaagaaaaatcaatgaaataatttgtgttTATGTTGCCGTTGTAcatgtcaaaattttgtttctttaagTGAGCGCATTAACCGAGCGacgaaaaaaatacaatttctgtACGGGCTCTAATAAAACCGGTCTTGACGAATTTAACCTCAAAGTCAACCACAAAACCTCTTAATCCCGAGTTTTTctcaaatctaaaaaaaaactcattcaGTTTAGTTTCAACGAATTGCTAGTCACCATACATCACCATCTGTCGAAAATAATGACAACAACATCGTTAATGTCGTTTTTTGCCtatcaattttattgcaaacTGATTTTATTCAGTCCgcttttttaatttgatcCGCTGTCCattaagagggcagactaggtgtgaagtaggctatatattgaaaaattggttttaaaattaatgtagaccatttaatgaaaatctgttccagcaattagatgagcaatatgtttatctatctctaaaaaatgaaaaacgatttacaataagcaacagttggaaaaaaaccgatttccaaaaaaatattgcatagcctaactttaagcgacgttcatattttggaaatcggttttcttccaactgttgcttattgtaaatcgtttttcgttttttagagatagataaacatattgctcatctaattgctggaacagattttcattaaatggtctacattaattttaaaaccaatttttcaattacagcctacttcacacctagtctgccctcttaaaCTTTCGGCAACACTGACTCATATTATCCGAATGTTTCTCACAGATGGTGCTGTTCTCACCAAAACACTGCGGTAAAAAAACGTTCGAACTTCCGTTTCGAATTGTCAACTTGTAGTTCATTCTGTCACCGTAGCCGGTGTGGCAGTTCGCATGTACTTTATTTGCGAGCAAATTCTCTATCAGTTGAACGAGTAAAGTGAAACACACAGAACGCtcgtgaaaaagaaaatttacttttgtgTCATTTTGTAAGTAACATGTCCCCCATTTTCCAATCAAACtaaatttttcgatcaaaaCTCAATTACGGTGTCAAATTCGATCAAAGTGTACACTGGATGTAACTagcaatttttatgattttatttttctcattttcttaGATTGATTGTTTCACTTTGGACGCGCCATCACATATACGTACAATTTGAACCGAGAAATTCCATTCTCGGGCGCacgttttttctttaaatttttatttttttgttaatttcgcCGAAAAACTAATTcctaaaaaaaggaaaagtggtgtgtgtgtgtgaagcCGATTTAGAggatttattatttcatttgcGACTTCAGTTCATATGTAAgcacattttttatataattttttctttgactttttttttggttgagtTCAATTTTCTGCCAACCACATCGAATAATACCGTTTTTGTATAGCGCTACTTCGATGAGTGACgtttgcataaaaaaaaatttcattcaatgacCTTTGGATTCATTGTCCTGAATTTGGCTTTTcgttcgagaaatattttgtctTTTGTGTGATGCTAAGTTTTCGTTATACGGTGATGAGTTCTTAAAGATATTTTATTTGGGTGGGGTTTACCGATtgatgtaaattttttgtaaacacCCATTTCGTTCAGCGTGgctaaaaattataattttgcgGCGACACATCAAATTCgatcgaatttttttattgttttaatttctACTTCTACTTCGAgtcaacgaaagaaaaaaaaaactgaaacggGAAACGGGGATCAAAGTTCACTGGCAAAACGGTCTACTCGGTTTACTGAGTGGTTTTACCATTGCGTGTGTGCTTATTTCGCCACATCAGTACAATTACACTCAAActtgaaattttctcaatgaatttgtTCGTCAGCCTTGCCGcgatatgattttttttgtgtgtcatGACCTTGTTCAGAATTACATCTGATATTTTTGTGTAAGTTAGATGTGTACATATAACGGATAGTTTATTCGAAGGTCACTTTCATTCCGATTCAAATTTCCATCTCACAATTTCACACGTCTCGAGAGAGAACGAAATGTAACTGAAGAAAtttctccaatttttttttccttctgatTTTGATATTTGAAATCTATTTCAAGACGAAATTGCACATTCGACGAATGTGTTTGACCACCGTACTAGCGAGCCGGTGTTGAATGTGTAATCCAATTTGACTGAAATCACTCTCGAttcgattgattttatttttagtgatcgTTGAAACGGTCATGATTCGTGTGAATGTAAATGGTTTTGCCCTTAAAATACCCCTTGTTTTAGCTTCAGCATTTGTGGCCTATGATTTGCGCGCGATATTATACGACTGTGACTTCGTATTATACGAATGAAGACAATGTggcaaaacattaaattgttttcgtttacCGGGaccaaggattttttttatcaatatttCGTATTCACACAAAACATCGCATTTCATCGATGAAGAAGAtcccaaaaatattcgaaaatcattttgtggTTTGTGTGAGGCACGTGGCGCTATACACCAGACCTGTATCTATATAAAATTGTTCTTCGTGCGCTGATTCTGCACGCAAACGGTTCACTGTGCATAAatctgtttttaaattttgctttaaatttgaaatttattcaattagaATCGATATTGGAGCACTCCTATTGAATGCAGTCCAATGACAACGGCTCGTAGAAAGTTACACCGAATTTGTTTGCGTGTGTTACACACACCTCTTcgtgaattttaaatgaacgTCAGCCCTCCGATGAAAACTGTAATTGTCTCGCTGTTCAAGGCTTCAGTTAgtcatttctaaattttttgtatcattTGCGTGTAACCGGTAGCAACATTAAATCATGCCTGGCTAGcgaacatggaaataatgcgaTATCCTGGTACACCGGGAAATTTTATTCGTCAAACGAACCATCAGGAAATGGATCgtgaagaaaacattattttcatgctCGCTGGATAGCTTGATGTGAgtaaaaccacaaaaattttagttcgGACGTGGCATCacgaataatttattgtaatttattgGGTACTTAAAAGTAACGTTGAATGATCATGTCGAGACTTACCTACGAGAGGCGAATTTGTGagagaaaatatatgaaattctCTCGCAAATTCGTCTCTAAGGCTTTTATGCGTTGTACGGTAGTTACTTTCATTCTTTATCCAGatttattacgaaaaacgCTTACATTGAAATGATTTCACCTTTTTACCGCTATCGATTACTCTCTATTGCGCAaccaaaatttatcaaaattatttttcaatcacAGGCAGGACTAAAGTTTCCATTCTACTCAACAAAAGTATTACGtaagagagcgagctgtcaaataaacaaagcgaaaattgaaaaaattcaattttgtctctcactcGGAGTACTTTTTAACTATACGTAAAAACGGTAAAAACAGAGgaatttaactgagctcgatgggtgatctgtcaaaatttcgactctcttttaacactgtattGTAATGAAGGGCAATAaaccagagagatgctaatatgacgactggttcgtttcgacggatagagggaatatgtcgaatgattttgaaattggttgagcgaaaatgtattgaattctctctcaaaaacccacccaactgtcattcgacatattccctctatccgtcgaaacgaaccagtcgtcatattagcagcTCTCTGCAATAAACGCGTACTCACAAACCCATAGCAATAGAAACCACTCTGTCAGAAATTTGTTCCACAAACCTCGGACCCACAATtacattccacaaaattttaatttaattccacTACAGTGAAGTGATTTGACTCCACGTTCAGATGACGATCCATTTCCAGTGAAATAAATCCGAAACCTGAAACAAAATCTGCGCTACTTTGCACCGTATAATCCAACTGTAAACTCGAATGCCAATTCATGCGTGTCATTTTGTCTGGCGATTTGTTTGCGAATGgacaagaaagaaaatattttttggtttacCGAAAacttgaagcaaatttatcgTCTCGGTTGTTGTATTGTGTTTGGATTAAAAATTATCGAGTTTCATTTCTGCTTATCGCGTCATTTCTGAACGActcatcaaaatttacggAATCACAAAGCCAactaaacgaaagaaaaataattgtgtCTCTGTTgcgataacaaaaaaaagagttttcaaTTGAGTCAGTCGTTTCCGCGTACAAATTGGTTCATGCTTGCGGTTGTAAACTGTGTCATTACTATCCTTTTCTAGGCTGGGCTCTCACATTTCACGGtcgcaagcatgaaaaatgcGTCTGTCTTGGAAATTCCGCTTTTGACTAGGTGGATCTTACGCAGTTTCTGCTGGGCCATCACACGTCAAAACAACGAATTTACAAGCGAAAGACAGTAACACAACCCCAAAATCAGAGGCGCCGACTTTAAATTCGTTCATGGGGGGCTCATGGGGGGCAAAGAGCACAACATGataaaaaatggttgaaaaccctaggaatttaaagaatttttgcaTTGTCATGGGGGGCAATCGCCCCCCTCGCCCCCCTATACTCGGCGCCACTGCCCAAAATGTCCAGATTTTGCCTAGCAATTCCGTGATTGTCATTAGGAATTGTTACTTCCTTTCTTCTGGACAGATCAAACACCATTGCATTCTGTACTgactttgaaatgaaattccattttGAAGATACACAGAGAGCAAACACACACGACTTGCGAACACATACACGTTACgaaaatgatatttattttcgtgttTAAAGGTCGTAGTTCTAAGCATATCTCGCCCACAAACTGAACGACTTCAAtgaaaatgactttttttcAATCGAGAATAGAGTGCAAGTGTTGTGGTTTTCGTTGGTTGTCGTCATTGTAGTTTCTTGTTGTTGACATTGTTGCGCATTTGGTCGTTAGGGCTGTGAGCTCACGTGCTTGCCAGTTTCGTTTTTGCGTcatgttttgaaaaaagttttatgacAATGGAACATTACGAACTGCAAGCCACGCTTCGAAAGGTCAGAACGACCCGAAAAAGGCTCTTCACTTCCGATGTTTCAGAGGAAACTATTTGGCTAAATGTTACCCTTCCAAATTCAGTACGAACCAATACTTTGTAACGCAACCGAAAAGGCTGAATGAATATCGTTTATAGTCTCGACGTACAATAACGTCATTCCATGCGTGGAAGACACGCATAAATTGCACAATTATgccgccgaaaataaaatCCGGAGAACGTGTCACTGTCGGGTTTGCCTTTGCGAAATTATTTCTTATTGACGAAATGTCCAAGCCAATGATTAATTCGAGTGTCCTCATGACGTCAGCattatacaaaaattgaatcgtCCCGAACACGTGAACACCGCTGTTTCATCGCTGTTCATGTGAATTTTCTGCGTAGAtttgataacaaaaaataaaagttttccattCATCGCCAGTCTCTCCGCATATACTGTGTTGTACCGCAACcaaatttaatcgaaatttcgtccattttcatttcttgtTGCAGCAATTTGTTGTATGAGTCAAAAAACCGAAAGACCAGTACTGTCAGGTCAGCGCATCAAGACCAGAAAAAGAGATGAGAAGGAGAAATACGATCCCACCGGCTTCCGTGACGCGGTCATTGCTGGACTTGAAAAAACCGGCGGCGATTTGGATGCCATCTCGAAGTATCTAGACAGCGCTGGAAATAAATTGGATTATCGTCGTTACGGCGAAGTATTATTTGATATATTGATTGCGGGCGGTTTATTGGTACCGGGCGGATCGATTTCTCAAGATGGCGAAAAGCCAAGCACAGATTGCTGTATTTTTACAGCATCCGAGGATATGGAAGCCATGCACAGCTATGAGCAGGTAAGacgatggtttttttttgtggatttatCTATATTTGGATGCACTTCATTAGAACCGACTGAACGGATAACTCACCTCCGGTCGGTGTCGGAATTGTGCGAAATTAATTGTAGACCTTACTTGTCCGATCATTGATTCGATGATTGATTGGTTTTCATGGTCTATGACATTGTTAATGAGAAGACAGGCTGCGACAGCTCACAGTTGATCCAATTCAGACCGTTCAAATTTCGGTGTCTGTTCTTCCTGAGTGTCGTCACCAGTTTCTGTggaactttgatttttttaaagtctcAAATGTTGGTCGGTTTGacattttcaacttaaaatttttgtgacaCGTCCGCTGTTTACATACCTCAATTCACGCTGCATTTCACTGCCATGTGTGACTCAAATAAAGTGGTTCTCTTGTGGACTCTTCGAATTGTAGATTTTTCTACCAAACGAATTGACTACTACCTCAACTGCCATGTGTAGCCAATGCATCGTGCCACATTATTTGTGTGCTTCggaaagctttcgaaagctctgaGCTTTGATTCCATTGGAAAGTGGAATATTTCGGTGGAATACAAAAGAAGCTTAAGGCGCTCGAACACTCACCAAACGAATGAgaagttaaaattcattcaaaaactcCCGCTGCCTACATGCGTTACACTACCCATTCTTGGGTCAAACAAATTCCAAATGTCAGTCAAACGAAAATGTCAAATCGATCCACATCACCTTCCAAGTCAAAGCAGAAGTTAACCGTCCGAACTTTACTTAAAAATCTTCAGGTCTTCATTAAGCTCATGCGCCGATACAAATATTTGGAGAAGATGTTTGAggaagaaatgaaaaaggTGTTGATCTTCATCAAAGGATTTACACCAAGTGAACGTATCAAATTGGCACGGATGACAGCTTTATGGATTGGTAAGTGAAAACATGACATCCACACCGTTCACCAACCAGTATGATTAACCGAACCAAATTTCTATCCCGAATTATAGGAAACGGTTCCGTACCGCCCACCGTACTGTTAATGTTAATCAACGAACATTTAGTGAAAGATGAAATCGCTTTAGACTTTCTACTCGAAGTTTGTGTGACCTTCAAGCAAGAAAAGGGGCTGTCATCCTTGGTGCAAGCCTTGAAGAAAGGAAATATTGAAAGCCGGTAAGTTGTTGTTGTGGATCATTTAAACTGTTGTTGTGTCACCCCACCATTATTAAGCCGGCCATTTTTGCCTTTTATCATGGTCCAATGGTGTGCTAGCTGTGGGAACATTATCCATTTAGATTTGTGTATGAAGAGTCGCTTTTCTGTTGGCGATTTTTCAAAGGAATTTTCTAAGTACAAAACTCTTCTGACTCTCCCTCATCTCACCATCACTGGATGGTCAGGGAATCAAttgaaattagtttttgaaTCGAAAGATTTGATAGCAGCAAAGGGACCCGGTGTCCCTAGATTGAGCTTAACATTCGGATTCtgacgaattttcttttttttttcagattaatGGACTTCTTCCCAGCGAAGAAACAGACAGAGGAATATTTGAGAtcagtttttattgaaaagggGTTGGCTGAAGTGGTTAAGCTTCACAAAGCTCAAGCCAGTTATGAAGCCAAACGAGAACTTCAACAGGTAAGACAATCTGAGGCTAAAGCTTATTTAACTTGATGCACATGAAGGAAGGACATCGGGGAATTGATTAGTACTCTCGG
This DNA window, taken from Bradysia coprophila strain Holo2 unplaced genomic scaffold, BU_Bcop_v1 contig_151, whole genome shotgun sequence, encodes the following:
- the LOC119074432 gene encoding probable 39S ribosomal protein L45, mitochondrial; the encoded protein is MAAFFNRGLIECVKQVQVFGVTSSCARTILLPTERMTNVRHHNKHWNPKFKKLRALKVIKVKLPDYREKSEDLTKDQIKSRMKARGVLPPRPWMERPFFISSTGGTFEPYVPPEGDGKRSAITTTGAKQKFELIEKKSKSMMAVRKIRNYEEDFDVTKFAEQAQDIYIQSHEALTAKDKHRLHELVTEKAYPEMMHNVRDKTIHWKFLKSLEPPRVVHARCTDIVTKENIFGQVTVRFHTQQVLAIYDRFGRLMHGSEILAKDVLEYVVFEKHVANEYGVWRLHEKIIPDWMPPKEPAAITYRIDDEPVNEEETVKSEEVAVAINSKQAAGQTAVA
- the LOC119074431 gene encoding protein krasavietz is translated as MSQKTERPVLSGQRIKTRKRDEKEKYDPTGFRDAVIAGLEKTGGDLDAISKYLDSAGNKLDYRRYGEVLFDILIAGGLLVPGGSISQDGEKPSTDCCIFTASEDMEAMHSYEQVFIKLMRRYKYLEKMFEEEMKKVLIFIKGFTPSERIKLARMTALWIGNGSVPPTVLLMLINEHLVKDEIALDFLLEVCVTFKQEKGLSSLVQALKKGNIESRLMDFFPAKKQTEEYLRSVFIEKGLAEVVKLHKAQASYEAKRELQQTLLDHISDNKSHKEIISDIKELALKTNIPEHEIIGLIWSTIMGLAEWNKKEELVAEQALKHLRQYATLFQAFTTVDRAELALILKVQEFCYENMNFMKAFQKIILLFYKANVVSEDAILKWFKDGHSQKGKMHFLEQMKKFIEWLQNAEEESESEEED